A genomic region of Bosea sp. 124 contains the following coding sequences:
- a CDS encoding DUF294 nucleotidyltransferase-like domain-containing protein, with amino-acid sequence MPKLLQATPLFAIRGVALDAETTGLDIRRARMIEIAAIHLDGGRLDRHNAFQSLIACDAEIPASAWAVHGIDGTALAGAPSFEVLHPGLMAFIEGRILIGHTVGFDIAMLAREAERLGQRFVRPIALDVRLLAQLAEPGLPSYSLEALGAWLEIAPQQRHRALGDAMAAGLVFLALAPRLRDRGIRTVGEAISASRRIADAMAGAVPPAWELQAPAHEGDPLPKLDSYPYRHRVRDVMRANPVILPDATPISEVLTVMAGERLSSVFLGHADASPGGTAILTERDVLRAMARHGAGALAMSAVRFASRPVVAVPADAFLYRAIGRMSSRNIRHLAVTDEHDHVVGVVTPLKLLQLRASTAVALGDDIDTAPDIPALGQIWARLPLMARALLAEDVPARMIAAVIAREVGALTRRAAILAEAELRADGAAPPPCAYVVLVLGSAGRGESLLAMDQDNALVFADGEPGGEEDRWFARLGSRMAAILDEIGVPLCKGGVMASEPDFRGSVATWRSRIAQWLGRSNPKDLLSVDIVFDFQAVHGDRAMAERLWRDAWAAARGQTAFLKLLAENAGPPAAGLGLFGGLRTDEDGRIDLKRTGLKDIVTTARLLALHHGVPHRPTQARLEAVAGLGSGATQDLATIDRDHALILDCILRQQLADIAAGLAPSNRVAPALLGKAHVADLKQALGRLSILEELRRDQLSG; translated from the coding sequence ATGCCGAAGCTGCTGCAGGCCACGCCGCTTTTCGCGATCCGCGGCGTCGCGCTCGACGCCGAGACCACCGGCCTCGACATCCGGCGCGCACGGATGATCGAGATCGCGGCGATCCATCTCGACGGCGGCCGCCTCGACCGGCACAACGCCTTCCAGAGCCTGATCGCCTGCGATGCCGAGATTCCGGCCAGCGCCTGGGCTGTCCACGGCATCGACGGCACGGCCCTCGCCGGAGCGCCCTCCTTCGAGGTGTTGCATCCCGGGCTCATGGCCTTCATCGAAGGCCGCATCCTGATCGGCCATACCGTCGGATTCGACATCGCCATGCTGGCCCGCGAGGCCGAGCGGCTGGGCCAGCGCTTCGTCAGGCCCATCGCCCTCGATGTCCGCCTGCTCGCCCAGTTGGCGGAGCCCGGCCTTCCCTCCTATTCGCTCGAGGCGCTTGGGGCCTGGCTCGAGATCGCTCCGCAGCAGCGGCATCGCGCCCTCGGTGACGCGATGGCCGCGGGGCTCGTCTTCCTCGCGCTCGCGCCGCGCCTGCGCGACAGGGGCATCCGCACCGTCGGCGAGGCCATCTCCGCCAGCCGCCGCATCGCCGACGCCATGGCCGGGGCGGTGCCGCCCGCCTGGGAGCTGCAGGCGCCGGCACATGAGGGCGACCCGCTGCCGAAGCTCGACAGCTATCCCTATCGCCACCGCGTGCGCGACGTGATGCGCGCCAACCCCGTCATCCTCCCCGACGCGACCCCGATCTCCGAGGTCCTGACCGTCATGGCGGGTGAGCGCCTCAGCTCGGTCTTTCTCGGGCACGCCGATGCCAGCCCCGGCGGAACGGCGATCCTGACCGAACGCGACGTGCTCCGGGCCATGGCGCGCCATGGTGCCGGGGCGCTGGCCATGTCGGCGGTGCGCTTCGCCTCGCGCCCCGTCGTCGCCGTTCCAGCCGATGCCTTCCTCTACCGCGCCATCGGGCGGATGAGTTCGCGCAACATCCGCCACCTCGCGGTGACGGACGAGCACGACCACGTCGTCGGGGTCGTCACGCCGCTCAAGCTACTGCAATTGCGCGCGAGCACGGCCGTCGCTCTCGGCGACGATATCGACACCGCTCCGGACATCCCAGCCCTCGGCCAGATCTGGGCCAGGCTGCCGCTGATGGCGCGCGCCCTGCTGGCGGAGGATGTGCCGGCCCGGATGATCGCGGCGGTCATCGCCCGCGAGGTCGGCGCCCTCACACGCCGGGCGGCGATCCTCGCCGAGGCAGAACTGAGGGCCGACGGCGCCGCCCCCCCGCCCTGCGCCTATGTCGTGCTGGTCCTCGGCTCGGCCGGGCGGGGCGAGAGCCTGCTCGCCATGGACCAGGACAATGCGCTGGTCTTCGCGGACGGGGAACCGGGTGGCGAGGAGGACAGGTGGTTCGCGCGCCTCGGCAGCCGCATGGCCGCGATCCTCGACGAAATCGGCGTGCCGCTGTGCAAGGGCGGCGTCATGGCCTCGGAGCCGGACTTCCGCGGCTCGGTCGCAACCTGGCGCAGCCGCATTGCCCAATGGCTCGGCCGCTCGAACCCGAAAGACCTCCTCAGCGTCGACATCGTCTTCGATTTCCAGGCCGTGCATGGCGACCGGGCCATGGCCGAACGGCTCTGGCGCGATGCCTGGGCAGCCGCGCGCGGCCAGACCGCCTTTCTGAAACTGCTCGCCGAGAATGCCGGCCCGCCCGCTGCCGGGCTCGGTCTCTTTGGCGGGCTTCGCACCGACGAGGACGGCCGCATCGACCTCAAGCGGACGGGCCTGAAGGATATCGTCACCACGGCGCGGCTTCTCGCCCTGCACCACGGCGTGCCTCACCGTCCGACGCAGGCGCGGCTGGAAGCGGTGGCGGGCCTTGGAAGCGGGGCGACGCAGGACCTCGCCACGATCGACCGGGACCATGCGCTGATCCTCGACTGCATCCTGCGCCAGCAGCTCGCCGATATCGCCGCGGGCCTCGCCCCGTCGAACCGCGTCGCGCCCGCGCTCCTCGGCAAGGCGCATGTGGCGGACCTCAAACAGGCACTTGGAAGGCTCTCGATCCTGGAGGAATTGCGCCGCGACCAGCTTTCGGGGTGA
- a CDS encoding TlpA disulfide reductase family protein, translated as MTSRSKIFAAFGALALVAVAGVAAFYSVAGNAGNSGSCSAARTTAARMAPLARGEVAAVQVNTTPMPTPDLAFHGPDGTPTSLSAFKGRTLLVNLWATWCPPCLKEMPALDALQAALGGPGFAVVAINIDTRNLDKPKAWLADRKIAALPYYADPQAKVFQDLRAARKVEGMPVSLIIDTEGCELAILQGPADWASDDAKALIGAALKRP; from the coding sequence ATGACGTCACGATCGAAAATCTTCGCCGCCTTCGGAGCGCTTGCCCTCGTCGCTGTCGCCGGCGTCGCGGCCTTCTACTCCGTCGCGGGCAATGCCGGCAATTCCGGTTCTTGCAGTGCTGCCCGCACGACAGCGGCACGGATGGCGCCGCTCGCACGCGGTGAGGTCGCCGCCGTGCAGGTCAATACCACGCCGATGCCGACGCCGGACCTCGCCTTCCACGGCCCCGACGGGACGCCGACCTCGCTGTCGGCCTTCAAGGGTCGCACGCTGCTGGTCAATCTCTGGGCGACATGGTGCCCGCCCTGCCTCAAGGAGATGCCGGCACTCGACGCGCTGCAGGCGGCGCTCGGTGGCCCCGGCTTCGCGGTGGTCGCCATCAACATCGACACCCGCAACCTCGACAAGCCGAAGGCCTGGCTGGCCGATCGCAAGATCGCTGCCCTGCCCTATTACGCCGACCCGCAGGCCAAGGTCTTCCAGGACCTGCGCGCCGCCCGCAAGGTCGAGGGCATGCCGGTCAGCCTGATCATCGATACTGAGGGCTGCGAACTCGCGATCCTCCAGGGCCCGGCCGACTGGGCGAGCGACGACGCCAAGGCGCTGATCGGGGCAGCGCTGAAGCGCCCGTAA
- the argH gene encoding argininosuccinate lyase produces MSNRMWGGRFATGPDAIMEEINASIDFDQRLWRQDIRGSLAHAAMLGETGILTKQDVAAISAGLKQVEADIEAGSFTFSRALEDVHMNVESSLKDRIGAAAGRLHTGRSRNDQVATDMKLWVRDTLDQLDEQMADLQLALAEKAEAHAGSVMPGFTHLQSAQPVTFGHHLLAYVEMLGRDRGRVRDARARLNESPLGAAALAGTSFPIDREMTAKALGFDRPTANSLDSVSDRDFVLETLAAASICAMHLSRLAEEIVLWATPQFGFVRLSDAFSTGSSIMPQKRNPDAAELVRGKAGRVFGTLQSMLTMMKGLPLTYSKDMQEDKEGTFDALQTLSLCLAAMAGMVRDMQPDLKVMKKAAGMGYATATDLADWLVRVLKMPFRDAHHATARLVGLASDRKIGLEKLSLAEMQAVEPQITEAVFAVLGVEQSVKSRVSYGGTAPANVRRQAKRWLKKLAKG; encoded by the coding sequence GTGAGCAATCGCATGTGGGGTGGACGTTTCGCCACGGGTCCCGACGCCATCATGGAGGAGATCAACGCCTCCATCGATTTCGACCAGCGCCTTTGGCGACAGGACATCCGCGGCTCGCTCGCCCATGCAGCGATGCTGGGCGAGACCGGCATCCTGACGAAGCAGGATGTGGCCGCGATCAGCGCCGGGCTCAAGCAGGTCGAGGCCGATATCGAGGCCGGCAGCTTCACGTTCTCGCGCGCGCTCGAGGACGTCCACATGAACGTCGAGAGCAGCCTGAAGGATCGGATCGGCGCTGCCGCCGGGCGTCTCCACACCGGCCGCTCGCGCAACGACCAGGTCGCGACGGACATGAAGCTGTGGGTGCGCGACACGCTCGACCAGCTCGACGAGCAGATGGCCGACCTCCAGCTCGCGCTGGCCGAAAAGGCGGAGGCCCATGCCGGCTCGGTGATGCCGGGCTTCACCCATCTCCAGTCGGCGCAGCCCGTCACCTTCGGCCATCATCTGCTGGCCTATGTCGAGATGCTCGGTCGCGACCGCGGACGTGTCCGCGACGCGCGCGCCCGGCTGAACGAAAGCCCGCTCGGGGCGGCTGCGCTCGCCGGCACCTCCTTCCCGATCGACCGCGAGATGACGGCGAAGGCGCTGGGCTTCGATCGCCCGACCGCGAACTCGCTCGATTCGGTCTCGGATCGCGATTTCGTGCTGGAGACGCTGGCGGCGGCTTCCATCTGCGCGATGCATCTGTCGCGGCTGGCCGAGGAGATCGTGCTCTGGGCGACGCCGCAATTCGGCTTCGTGCGCCTCTCGGACGCCTTCTCGACCGGGTCCTCGATCATGCCGCAGAAGCGCAATCCGGACGCGGCGGAACTGGTGCGCGGCAAGGCGGGGCGCGTCTTCGGGACGCTGCAGTCGATGCTGACGATGATGAAGGGCCTGCCGCTGACCTATTCCAAGGACATGCAGGAGGACAAGGAAGGCACGTTCGACGCGCTGCAGACGCTGTCGCTGTGCCTTGCAGCCATGGCGGGCATGGTGCGCGACATGCAGCCCGACCTGAAGGTGATGAAGAAGGCCGCCGGCATGGGCTACGCGACGGCGACCGACCTCGCCGACTGGCTGGTGCGCGTGCTGAAGATGCCGTTCCGCGACGCCCATCACGCCACCGCCCGGCTGGTCGGTCTCGCCTCTGACAGGAAGATCGGGCTGGAGAAGCTGTCGCTGGCCGAGATGCAGGCGGTCGAGCCGCAGATCACGGAGGCCGTCTTCGCCGTGCTCGGCGTCGAGCAGTCGGTGAAGAGCCGCGTCAGCTATGGCGGGACCGCGCCGGCGAATGTCCGCCGCCAGGCGAAGCGCTGGCTGAAGAAGCTTGCGAAGGGCTGA
- a CDS encoding lipoprotein, producing the protein MLHSRLKLGRAVLVAGLLALALGACGRKGPLEAPPNATGAIDLPDSQIGASEKEADSLTQSSILAKPVKPNRAIVVPEKPFVLDAIL; encoded by the coding sequence GTGCTGCACTCCCGCCTGAAACTCGGCCGCGCCGTCCTCGTCGCGGGCCTGCTTGCACTCGCGCTCGGGGCCTGTGGCCGCAAGGGTCCCCTCGAGGCACCGCCGAATGCCACAGGTGCCATCGACCTGCCGGATTCGCAGATCGGTGCGTCCGAGAAGGAGGCGGATTCGCTGACGCAGAGCTCGATTCTCGCCAAGCCGGTCAAGCCCAATCGTGCGATCGTCGTGCCGGAAAAGCCTTTCGTGCTCGACGCGATCCTCTAA
- the lysA gene encoding diaminopimelate decarboxylase has product MHHFSYRDGSLFAEDVDLRRIAAEVGTPVYVYSSATIERHYRLFAAAVKGAAPKGQAHVFYAMKANGNLGVLKTLASLGAGADTVSEGEVRKALAAGFPPERIVFSGVGKSEHELRFAVEAGIYQVNIESEGELDLLSRVAASLGKRQEAVFRVNPDIGAGGHAKITTGSSENKFGVSFEEVGRLYSRAANMPGVRMMGLAVHIGSQIRETESYEAAYTKMAALVGALRGEGHRVDRLDLGGGLGIPYDIPKDFDHGPSLIEAYAAMVGRVTKGLDVELGFEPGRLIVGNAGILLTRVLHLNPRPTKQFLVVDAAMNDLVRPAMYEAYHEIWPVSEPEAGAAEVAYDVVGPICESGDTFTVGRVLPALRPDDLIVFMTAGAYGASMSSTYNQRLLVAEVLVKGAEYAVTRPRQSYEELLGTDRAPPWLA; this is encoded by the coding sequence ATGCATCATTTCAGTTATCGCGACGGCTCCCTCTTCGCGGAGGACGTCGATCTGCGCCGGATCGCGGCGGAGGTCGGCACGCCGGTCTATGTCTATTCCTCGGCGACGATCGAGCGGCACTACAGGCTGTTTGCGGCAGCGGTGAAAGGGGCTGCGCCCAAGGGGCAGGCGCATGTCTTTTACGCCATGAAGGCCAACGGCAATCTCGGCGTGCTGAAGACGCTGGCTTCGCTCGGCGCGGGCGCCGACACCGTTTCGGAGGGCGAGGTGCGCAAGGCGCTCGCCGCCGGCTTCCCGCCGGAGCGGATCGTCTTTTCCGGCGTCGGCAAAAGCGAGCACGAGTTGCGCTTCGCAGTCGAGGCCGGCATCTATCAGGTCAATATCGAATCCGAGGGCGAACTCGACCTGCTGTCGCGGGTCGCGGCGTCGCTGGGCAAGCGCCAGGAGGCGGTGTTCCGCGTCAATCCCGATATCGGCGCCGGGGGCCACGCCAAGATCACCACGGGTTCGTCCGAGAACAAGTTCGGGGTCTCCTTCGAGGAAGTCGGGCGGCTCTACAGCCGCGCGGCGAATATGCCGGGCGTCCGGATGATGGGGCTCGCCGTGCATATCGGCAGCCAGATTCGCGAAACGGAGTCCTACGAGGCCGCCTATACCAAGATGGCGGCGCTGGTCGGGGCGCTGCGCGGCGAAGGCCATCGCGTCGACCGGCTCGACCTCGGCGGCGGCCTCGGTATCCCCTACGACATCCCCAAGGATTTCGATCACGGCCCGAGCCTGATCGAGGCTTATGCGGCGATGGTCGGGCGCGTCACCAAGGGGCTCGATGTCGAGCTGGGCTTCGAGCCGGGACGCCTGATCGTCGGCAATGCCGGCATCCTGCTGACGCGGGTGCTGCATCTCAATCCGCGCCCGACCAAGCAGTTCCTCGTCGTCGACGCGGCGATGAACGATCTCGTGCGGCCGGCGATGTACGAGGCCTATCACGAGATCTGGCCGGTGTCGGAGCCGGAAGCCGGGGCAGCCGAGGTGGCCTATGACGTGGTCGGGCCGATCTGCGAATCGGGCGATACCTTCACCGTGGGCCGTGTCCTGCCCGCGCTGCGGCCAGACGACCTGATCGTTTTCATGACCGCCGGGGCCTATGGCGCCAGCATGTCCTCGACCTACAACCAGCGCCTGCTGGTGGCGGAAGTGCTGGTGAAGGGCGCGGAATATGCGGTGACGCGGCCGCGCCAGAGCTATGAGGAGCTGCTCGGCACGGATCGTGCACCGCCCTGGCTGGCCTGA